The DNA region AGGGCTTTTTTCCTTGCTGCAGATGATTgcattctcactgtgtcctcacatggctgtgggggtaggggtggagaCAGAGAGCAAACTCTCTGGtgcttcttataagggcactaatcctatcatgAGGGTcccacctttatgacctcatctaaacctgattacctctcaaaggccccattTCTCGATATCACCTTGAAGGTCAGAGTTTTAACATGAATTTTTAGGGGACATTAAGTGCATAGcatgggattgcactgaatctctaGACTGTTTTGGAGAGAAGTGACATCTTAACAGTACTGAGCCTTCTGATCTATGAATATGGTATaatcttccatttatttagattaaCTTCAGTTTTGCTCTAATatgttgtagttttcagtgtagaggtcttgcaaatattttgttggatttatttctAAGTAACTGATGTTTCTGATGTTGTTTAATTTTGCTCTCCAATTGCGTATTGCTAGTATGTGGAAACTgttgatttttatatactttgtCCAACAgtctttctaaatttatttactatatataatggtttataaatttttttggatattttttgtatgcaatcattttctttttcaattttaataccttttatttctttttttcccctctattgcACTGGCTAATACCTTCAGGAcagttttggggggaaaaaaaaaaagcagtgccttgttcctgaccttacaGAGAATGTATGTGTTCACTGTTTCACAATTTAGTGTGTTACCTGTATGATTTTATGGGTATCCGTGATTAGATTAAAGAAGCTTCCTACAATTCTtactttgctgagaatttttatcattaataggtattgaattttatcaaatgcttttttcctgaatttatttattatttttacctttattttgttaatgtggtgccttgcattgatttttgaatgttaaactaacCTTACATTGCCAAAATAAACtcaacttggtcatgatgtattatctttttttaatgtatcttttggtttgatttgccaatattttgtttaggatttttccatctatatttgAGTGATATtggcccatttttttttcctataatgttTTTGTCAGAATATAAAGTTTTATTCTGGTCTCATGGAATGAattaggaaggttttttttttttctttttctctgaaagtGTTTATGCaagatttatttcttttgtcacttAGTACTGTGTTACCATGTTGCTTAATTTTCAgatgtttggaatttttttttcagttatgatTTAATTACACAGTGGctcaaaaatataaatagtatAGTTCCAATCCTTTGAAATCTGTTGTGATTTGCGACATGGCTCAGCATATAGTTCATTTTCGGGGATGTCCCATATACATTTGAAGATAATATGTATTCTGCAATCCTAGGGTGTAGTGTTCTATGTGGAGTTAGGTTAAGCAGAAAATGTTTTTCAATGctatatttttactgatttttttgtctctttctatcagttactgagagGTTTGTTAACATCTCTAATTATGAAAGTTGATTTacccatttctctttttctgccaaGTTTtggtgctttatatattttgaagcggTGTTATTAGGTGCACACACATTTATGATTGTTATGTATTTCTGTTGAACAACCCTTTTGCTATCCTCTATTTCTTAAAGTCTATGTTTTCTGATACATTAATATAGGTATACCAGCTTTAGTGGTTTCCAAGTGTATTCACTCTTACTCTGCTTCGTTGGTCAGCcctttttactttctgttttgcaAAAATTTGTTAAAACCTATTGTTTATTGGTTATGCATCCTCATCTTATTGTTTCATGGttatagaagtttttttttcatttattgataCTACTATTTTAAAGGGTATGTGAAAGGAGAGTGTGActgttgtttacattttaaacagaaaggccctaaagatgctcagcatcactaattattagagaaatgcaaatcaaaactaccatgaggtatcacctcacaccggtcggaatggccatcatcaaaaaatctacaaacaataaatggtggagagggtgtggagaaaagggaaccctcatacactgttggtaggaatgtaaattgatacagctgctatggaaaacagtatggaggttccttaaacaaactaaaactagaactaccatatgaccaaacaatcccactactgggcatatacccagagaaaaccataattcaaaaaaacacatgcaccccagtgttcatagcagaactatttataatagccaggacatggaagcaacctaaatgtccatcaaaagaggaatggataaagaagatgtggtacatgtatacagtggaatattactcagccataaaaaggagtgaaattaggtcatctgtagagacgtggatgaacctagagagtgtcatacagagtgaagtaagtcagaaagagaaaagcgaatattgtataatatatatggaatctagaaaagtggtataGGTGGTCTTATTTGCAAACCAGAAATAatgacagagatgtagagaacaaatgtatggataccaagggggaaaggggtggtgtGGGAGgaattaggagactgggattgacacatatacattatcaatactatgtataaaatagacagatgatgggaacatactgtctagcacagggaattctgcctaatgcactgtggtaacctaaatgggagggaagtccagaagggaggggatatctctatgtgtatggctgattcattttgttgtgcagtggaggctagcaccacattgtaaagcagccatactccaataagaattaattttaaaaaataaacaaaggccctttcacttattttctaaccatctatttttattttcatagataTCTCAGCAGTTGGATCAGCTGAATTCATCTCATCAAGAAGCTATCATGAAATGCTTAAAAAGTAGGAAAGATGAAATCAAGCAGGCTCTGTTGGAAGAAATAGTTGATATTTCCTCTTCACAGCTACAGGATTTTGATTGGCAGTTAAAGGTGAGAATATATTTATGAGtatttatgctttttatttcattttttgagtagatttattttttgtagtaatatatatctaaaatttctgtatttttgagAATACATTTTCCTAAAAATGTATCAAAGATAATTAAAATTACATCTTTTGTGTTAACTTGGGCATCAGTAAGTGCACTGCAGATATCTAAACCATGTATAATAAATTACAAgtataataaatttaattaagtaaAGCTTTAAGTCATTAAAGGACTAAAAGTCATGTAGATGAGGGAATAGATATGTGCTCTGTGGCTCTGGCGAATAGGACAAAGGCTAAAGTATATGATTTGTAATAAGGCAGGTTTCAATTCAACctaagaaataataatttaaccACTATGAgtatctgaaaattattttaacctCTTTTTGAGTTAGCACACTCCTTCTCATAGCTGGTACTCAAGCATAGGCTGAGAAACCACTTGTTGGAAATATTGAGGAAAATTATTGATGAGGCAGACAACCTGAAGGTGATGCTTTCTCAGATATTATGGGTCCTGTATTTTGGAGAGAGAATGGAGGAACCACGTGAAGGTTTGTTTGGTCCTGTAGTGTATGTACCACAAGGGAGATCCTTTGAGGTTGGTTGTCAGGGAGGGAGTCCTTCACTATTGCCCAAGTAAACTTTTGCAAGTGGTAGCACTCCAAAATTCAGTTATTGTGGGGTTACTGGCTCAGATTCCAGGAAAACTGAGTTTCTCTTTGCCATCTGCCGGTGAAGCTATGATGCTTGTTTCAGAAAGCTTTAGTATCATAAACAGTTGGTTCTTCCATTTCCTCTAGATGGAAACTAGAAGAGGTAAAAGTGTCAAGTGTTTTTGTTGAGTGGCTTTGATCAAAGATGGTATCTTGATAACATTTTTCAATAATTTAATAGAGAGTTAGCTGCTCATTATTTAAGCATCTTAATTTCTGAGACTTACAGTGTTTTTAGTTTTATCTTTGTACACGGACTTTCATCCTCTTGTTATCATTACACTTCTTTAAAATTCTCTGTTTCCTGATGCATTGGACCCATTCAGTACTTCCCAGCCATAACGCTGCTCTAGATTTCTACTCCTACCATAAAATCCTAACTGGTTGTCTTTTTTCCCTAAActactttctctcttttctttttctattcttcagaTATATGCTGCTTTGGcatgggtttaatattttttattcctttcacGTTTCCCTGTACTTCATAGCAAACAGGagtactcttttttctttaacgtGTTGTTTGTAAGCTCTGATGCGTAtttaatatattcctttttaataCTACTTACTAAttagtatttttctcattttaaacagCTTGCACTTTCTAGTGACAAGATTGCTACACTACAAATGCCACTTTTAAACCTTCATCTAGATGTGAAAGAAAATGGTGAAGTCAAGCCGTATTCCGTTGAAATGAGTAAAGAAGAGCTGCAGAATCTAATAAGTTCCTTGGAAGCAGCTAATAAGgtatgtgttttaatttttctgtatggttcaaaatatttaatttctgattGATACCATGAGAGCAATATAAGAAAAACTAATCATTtatgtttaatatttcttttgttcCTGATATTTTATGTCAAGCACAGAAGATACTTTGATATGTTCTTCTCTAGTTTTAGATATTacattaattataaatttaatttacattAATAGAACATAATTTATCaagtagttatttttttaaagaataacagCTAGATTTGTTTTGCTCCAGTGCTCATTaatggtaaaaaaatttttttaacttggagTTGTGAAATTAGTTGATTCTGAAGAcatttaatgattaaaaatagtTAATGATCTTAAAGAAAAGATTGTCTTATTTAACTGGACAAATGGTAGAAAATCGCTTTAAGTACCAGAGACAAAATATGGTTTGTAGTTATTATGACAAAAATCAGCTTGAGACAAAATAGAGCTAATGAAGGACCAAAAGCTTTACATTTACAAAGGAACGGCTAAGTAACAGTAACAATTCCGAGTGTTTAActaatgtgaaaaataatatttagacAATAGAAACTGCTGCCATGAGGAAGACATAAAAATAATTCCCTACGTTGCATATGTTCCTTTCCTTGTTGCTGAGCGTCGTCTCTAGTGATCGTGTCTCAAGGATTAAAGTCAGTTATTCTTACCAACCTCTCTTGCCACTAACCCATCTTCTTGGCTCGATCTTTTTGAAACTCTGGTATACTTCATCTTCCCTCCATACTCTTCAGTCACTCGGCCATCATGGTGCCTTGATGACTGGTCCACATGCCCAGTAACAAACTGGTAGCCTGGCTTGCCTTTGGATGAGGCTACAAGTCTGGAGGGGTGTGTGGCAGGGCCTGGTGTAAATGTTAGATGAGTCTGAAGCATGGATCCTGGCAGACCTGTGCCTTCTGTGCATTGTACTTGTCAGTTCTCCAGCCCCTTCTTCAGAGATTTCAAAGCATCTCATGCAACAGATACTGGCATCATTCTGGGATAACCTGATTCCCGCCCTTCCCTCCCTTTGTGTTTTAAGGTGGTCCTGCAGTTGAAATAACTGGAAATGATGAATACCAATATTATCGGATCCCACTGCTACAACTGATACAGCAGAGTGAATACCATGTGTTAGAAAACCTGCGATATACTCTTATGGCCTGCTGAGAAAGCAGCAGTGTTGAGATTACATAGACAACAATTTATCAACTTAACTAAAGAACAGGAAATTATATGGTTGACAAGAAATGCATAAAAACATGAAAGATGAAAAGGCTATAATagcagtttatattttcataatgactgttttgcttcatttattaaatatttgagaaaCCTTTATAGATACACAATTTTATTGAAAGCTAAAAGGCTGTAAAGTAATGTAAACTTACAAGCACAAATATACTTGAATATTGCTTAAAGAACTATGTGAATAGCAAGGATGTTTATTATGGATATATATGGTTaatttgtgatattttaaaaaaataacttttaaagaatGTATAAGCTACATCTGTAACTCAGGAGATTCCATGTTTTTCTCGTATTTCAAAGGaaagtttataaaatgtaaaatttcttaGAGAAGTGCTCCAGACATGAAAAAACACTAAATCTGTGTGAACGATTTTGAGTTTTGAATTCTAGAAACTAAAATCTCATATTAGAAcatagataaaaatgaaaataacactgTAACTTCTATATTTCTGTGTCTGATCAGGAGAGTATGCTCTGATAAGAATACATGTCATGTATAGAGTATACATTACTATCAAAATGTCAGCTAAGACTGTATGTAGACCACATTTGTTGTAAACTCTTAATTTGTTACAAACGCTTAATGGAGTTTTGGATGTTAACAACTTCATTGGAAAACAGaccatttttaatttcagttacctTTAAAAACAGGCATTTtgagcaaataaaaaatattttatttttatatattgctttatttcagaTGAATTTCTACATAACTCAATAACACATCATTGGTACCTGATTTTTGCAAGATTTATAACTCATTAGAGCATCAGATTATTATTCGAGGTGTCCAGAGCATTCCCTCTTATTCTCATCATACAGATGAGGGTAGGCTTAGTGAGATTAATAAAAGTGAGTGCAGTCTAGATGGTGCTACCCAAAACGTGTCTGTAGGCTAATGCCACTCTATGAACTGTTTGTTACAGCTTGGTGATTAGATGTGGAGCTTGTGCCAGAATGTTCATCAATATACTTCTTTCTTCATGAGAAAGtttggccaggaaaaaaaaaaaatcagctgaacTAACCAGCATGCTTTGGGAGGTAGTTGTTTTACCTTCTTGTGCAAATTCCTTATGTCGTTGTGGACCAGTAACAGTTTGTAGGTGAGCACTTACTGATAAAGGGTCCTTCGGAATTTCAACCCTCCACAAAGTCCTTCCTTTGAGAAGGGAAAAACCTTACTCTACTTAGTCCTTCTCTCACTACATTATTACTACAGTACCATATGTAAAAGCTTTATTGAAATCTGACTGAtataaactgtacatatttaaagtgggcAGTCTGATCAGTTTTGATGTCTGCACACCCATGAAAGCGTCACCTCAAGGTGGTGAACAACCAGTCACTCCTGAAAGTGTCATCCTCCTCCTTTGTAATCCTTACTTGTGCGCCCTTTCCCCccagacaaccactgatctgcgtCCTGCCATTATAGATGAGTTCCCATTTTCCAGAGTTtagtataaatggaatcatacagtatgttctttttttgtgtgatctggcttctttcagtgtTATTTTAAGTTCATCTATGATACTGCATGTATCagtggttcattcctttttattgttgagaagTATTCTGTTGTAGAATTCCACCatcatttgtttatctgttcacctgtTAATGGATGTTTTGGTTGTTAACAGTTTTTGGCTGTTACAATACACagaatgctatgaacattcttgtatgtgtctttgtatggacatatgctttctttTGGAAGTAAATACTTAGGAGTGAAatggctggatcatgtggtaggtGTATATCTtttcaagaaactgccaaactgtattccaaagtgattttttttttttttttcgatacgcgggcctctcattgttgtggcctctcccgttgcggagcacaggctccggacgcgcaggctcagcggccatggctcacgggcccagccgccccgcggcatgtgggatcctcccggactggggcacgaacccatgtcccctgcatcagcaggcgtactcccaaccactgcaccaccagggaagccccaaagtgatttttactttttatattccaTACCGCAGTCTATGAGAGTTCCACCTCCACCGCCTTGCtaacacttggtatggtcagtctttcTAATTTCAGCTGTTCTTAGGTGTGTTgtggtatctcgttgttttaataatattcatttccctagtgatgttgagtatcttctcatgtgcttatttgctgtctgtatatcttctttggtgaagtgtccaGATCagtttcccatttttaaattggattgttttcttcCGAGTTTTGGGAATTCTTTATATAGCCTGGATACAAGTCTTTATCACATATATGCCttgaaagtatttaaatattctctcctaatctgtggcttatctttttttttctttttcttttttttgtaaatagtttacttttttagaacagttttggaTATACAGAAAAATCAAGCAGATAGTACAAAGAGATCTCATATACCCCATATCCAGTTTCCACTGTTATTAACATATTAGTATGGtccatttgttataattgatgaactaatatcaatatattattattaactaaattccatagtttatttagatttcctaagtttttacctaatgtcctttttctcttccaggattCCATTTCAtatttgtcat from Mesoplodon densirostris isolate mMesDen1 chromosome 1, mMesDen1 primary haplotype, whole genome shotgun sequence includes:
- the COMMD8 gene encoding COMM domain-containing protein 8 is translated as MEPEEEVPLWRLQKLPAELGLQLLHKIIDGICGRTYPLYQDYHSVWDSTEWMHVLEDITNFFKAVVGKNLSDEEISQQLDQLNSSHQEAIMKCLKSRKDEIKQALLEEIVDISSSQLQDFDWQLKLALSSDKIATLQMPLLNLHLDVKENGEVKPYSVEMSKEELQNLISSLEAANKVVLQLK